Proteins from a genomic interval of Zingiber officinale cultivar Zhangliang chromosome 1B, Zo_v1.1, whole genome shotgun sequence:
- the LOC122042218 gene encoding non-specific lipid transfer protein GPI-anchored 21-like, with the protein MMKPQHFIVFAIVTATLLVQVSGQASMACTTTLISTFTPCLNYLTGSTNGGGSPTRDCCKAFNSVITDSTDCACLIITGSVPFSLPINRTLAISLPKICGSSSVPLQCTGTSMPLPGAGTPIPYGPSLPPLQPFSPPPPPRGGLEDFPPSLPPASSTPPTKGLTRAASTAAAEFSCKAHSCLLGACIHSASASTSTSQTVILGNILFRSCTLIPNVLLYTINSKYDFVD; encoded by the exons ATGATGAAGCCCCAGCACTTCATCGTCTTCGCGATCGTCACAGCGACGCTACTGGTGCAGGTTTCCGGTCAGGCCTCGATGGCCTGCACGACGACATTGATCAGCACCTTCACGCCGTGCCTGAACTACCTCACCGGCAGCACTAACGGCGGCGGATCACCGACCCGAGACTGCTGCAAGGCATTTAATTCGGTTATCACCGACAGCACCGACTGTGCTTGTCTGATAATAACAGGGAGCGTCCCGTTTAGCCTCCCCATCAACAGGACTCTGGCCATTTCACTTCCTAAAATTTGCGGTTCATCGTCAGTGCCCCTCCAATGCACAGGCACGTCCATGCCACTTCCAGGCGCAG GAACTCCTATTCCATACGGGCCTTCGCTTCCTCCGCTAC AGCCATtctctccgccgccgccgccacggGGAGGCCTAGAAGATTTTCCTCCGTCGCTTCCGCCGGCATCCAGTACCCCGCCTACCAAGGGTTTGACCAGGGCAGCATCCACTGCTGCTGCCGAATTCAGCTGTAAAGCTCACTCATGTCTGCTCGGTGCCTGTATCCACTCTGCTTCTGCTTCTACTTCTACTTCTCAGACTGTTATTTTAGGCAACATTTTGTTCCGATCGTGCACATTGATACCAAACGTTCTTTTATACACAATTAATTCGAAATATGATTTTGTGGATTGA